The Cytobacillus sp. NJ13 sequence AAATTTCACAGTCATAACCTTTCCCTCTGTCTTGCCGCTAAGTTCGTGCCTTTCGTTCCCATAGCGGGTAATCTTGCTGATAGCTGAGTTCTTAAAAATCGAAGTATAAAAGTTTGCTGCCTCTTCAGCTTCTGTATTGAACCATAAGTTTGGTGTGATTTTTTGGATTTTATGTTTCATGCTATCAACTCCTGTTTAGATGCTCTTCAACTTCATTTTAGCCTAATTTTGAGTTTGATAATTAATATTAGTCAATAAAGCCTGTCACTCTTAGCAACAGGCTAAACTCATTATCCCAGGAAACGATGATACAGGTTCTTGGCCTGGAGAATGTCTCTTACCCCGTGAACCAGCACTCTTCCATCCTTAAATACAACCAATCTGGCTTGATCGATCGAAAATGAGAGCAAATAAGGGTTGCTCTCTACATTGATTCCTTGAGAGACCAGGGATTTTTCCAGATAAGCAACATCCATATCTTGAAGGGCTGAAGGCCTGATTTGAACGGTATCCCTCCCGCAAAGCAGCGCTGTTTTTGTCTGATTTCTGTAATCCAGGAAGGGATAAACGGGATTGGTCCCGCACGATAAGCACTGCGGATCCTTTAAGGAAGAAACATTAACAGAACTAAAATGATTTTTCCATAAATCAAAGGAAGCAAGCGTGCCGCGTAAGGATTCTAAGTCCTCTGCCAATATTTTTAAGGCCTCAGCAGACTGGTGAGCTGCAACCATTTGAATAGCCGGCTGAATAACACCAGCCGTATCGCAGGTGGTTCCTCCCAATGGCAATTTGTCCATCAGGCAATTCAGGCACGGTGACACCCCAGGCAAGATGGTATAGCTTAAACCATAGCTCCCCACACAGCCTCCATATACCCAGGGAATTCGGTGCTTTTGAGAGATATCATTGATCAGAAAGCGAATGTCAAAATTATCTGTTGAGTCAATGATTAAATCAACACCCTCAATCAGCTCTTCAATTTCCTGTACTCCTACATCCATAATACGGGCGATAACTTGAACCTCTGAATTGATGGCTTTCAGGCGGTTAGCAGCTGCTATCGCTTTTGGGGCTTTTCGAACAGCATCTTCTTCACAATAAAGCTGCTGGCGCTGCAGGTTGCTCCACTCCACATAATCCCTATCGGCAATGGTTAATTTGCCGACACCTGCCCTTGTGAGAGTTTCTGCATTTGCAGCCCCTAATGCACCAGCCCCTATAATTAAAGTGTGTTTTTCCCTCAGCTTTTTCTGTCCTTCTTTGCCAATCGGAGGAAATAACATCTGGCGGGAGTATCGTTCATTCAACTAAAAACCATTCCTTCCGCCGGGCTGCTTGCTGATGCATAACGTTTTTGGGGCATCCGGCCAGCTTCATAGCCCAGCCTCCCTGCTTCAATGGCGAGTTTCATTGCTTTTGCCATTTTAACAGGATCATCGGCAGAGGAGACAGCCGTATTTAATAAAACTCCATCTGCTCCCAGCTCCATTGCCAATGCCGCATCTGCCGGGCTCCCAATTCCAGCATCCACAATAACCGGCACTGTAGCCTGCTCTGTAATAAATTGAAGATTAACAGGATTAATGATTCCCTGTCCTGAACCAATTGGCGAAGCACATGGCATGACCGCATGGCAGCCTAGTTCTTCAAGTTTTCGGGCAAGTACGACATCATCAGAAGTATAGGGCAGAACAATAAATCCCTCGTCTAATAGGATTTCCGCTGCTTTAATCGTTTCTATTGGATCGGGAAGAAGTGTTTTGCTGCATCCAATAACCTCAACCTTAATCATGTCGCAGAGCCCGGAAGCTTTGGATAGCCTCGCTATTCGGACAGCCTCCTCAGCTGTACTTGCTCCTGCCGTATTAGGGAGTAATTTATATTTCTTTAAATCCAGCTTTTCCAAAAAGTTGGGCTGGTTCGCTTCAAAAATGTTCATACGTCGTACAGCAAAGGTAAGCACCTCTGTTTCCGAAGCTTCTACAGCTTCCCTTTGCACATCAAAGTTTGGATATTTTCCTGTTCCAAGCAGCAGCCGAGAGCTAAATTCATATGGGCCAATTTTCAACAAATCATCCGCCTCCTACAAAGTGTACAATTTCGATTCGATCCCCATCTGACAGAATGGTTTCAGCATGCGTGGATTTATCCAAAATATGCTGGTTTAGTTCGACAATGACTACCTTTTGCTCCAATTTAAAGTGCTCGAGCAGAAGTAAAACAGAATTAACTGTTTCCGGCAGCACCATAGCATCTCCGTTAATGACAACATTCATAAAAGCACCCCTTTTGAGGAATGGACTAAATCTTCAAGGCGGGACAGCTCAAATGGGTTAGGCTGCCCCGTTTTTCCTTCGAGGATGTCTGCCATCAGCTCTCCTGTGGCCGGGGCAAGGAGGATCCCATTCCGAAAATGCCCAGCTGCAATGTATAACCCGTCACAGGCTGGATGTTGTCCCAAAAAAGGCTGCCCATCAGCTGATTGCGGACGAATTCCTGTCCAGGCACGTTCCCATTCTGCATTCGCGATATCCGGGACCAGTTTTTGAGCCTTTTCCATCAGCAAGGATATCCCTTCAAAGGTCACCTTCTCATCAAATGAATTTACCTTAACCGTCGCTCCAACTACCAATCTCCCAGATTGCTTTGGAACGATATAGCATCCGTGTGAAAAGATCGTCCCCTGTACAAGCGGTTTTTCAATCTTGACCGAGAAGCATTCGCCTTTAACTGGAATAATGGGCAGCGAAAGGCCCGTTCTTTCAAGAATCTCCCTGCTCCAGGCCCCGGAAGCAACAATAACGGCATCTGCCAGAAATTCTCCCTGGCTGGTTCTGACCCCATAAACCTTTTCATCTTTTAAAATAAAATCTGTTACATGTGTATACTCATAAATTTCTGCGCCTAGGGCTATTGAAGCTTTTGCAAAGGCAAGAGACAATTCATATGCCTGCACCTGTCCGTCATTCGGTATATACATGGCACCCCTCAATTTGTTTGATACGAAGGGTTCACGTTTGATCAGGTCATCAATCGAAAACCATTCGGCATGCTCATCCGCTTTTTGCTGGCTTTCGATCAATTTTTTTAATGCCTGCTCCTCTTCTTTATTAGCCGCCACTTTATATACACCCTTATTTTGATAGCCAATATGCACTTGTGATAAATCTTCCAGTTCAGAAATCAGGCTCCGGTACATGGAGCGGCTTTTGCATGCCAGCTGAAATAGCGGGCCGTCTTCTGTCAGTTCCGTTTGGGCTCCTAAAATTCCAGCTGCTGCTCCGGAAGCCTTGCCGGCTATTTTCTCCTTATCCAAAACGGCCACTTTATACCCTCTTTTAGCCAGTTGAAAGGCAATGGCGCTTCCGTTAATGCCACCTCCAACTATAACGGCGTCAAACATTTTCCTCATTATTACCCCTCCTCATTTAACTTTTTTGAAAAGAGCTTGGCTGCCTCTGCAGGGTCTTTTGCCTTCAAAATCCCTGACATTACAGCAATGCCATCTGCCCCCGCCTCCAAAACCTCTGGGACTTTCTCTGGTTTAATGCCTCCAATTGCCAATACCGGAATTTCTACTGCCTTTTTAAGAACCTCCAGTGACCCTGTGCCCCTTGGCGGGACTCCCTTCTTGGAATTGGTTTCAAATATGTGCCCAAACAGGATATAATCAGCCCCCTGTTTTGCAGCCTCTTCTGCTTCTTCAAGAGAATGTACGGAACATCCGATGGGCATATCTAGAAAATGCGTTTTGACTACATGGACTGGAAGGCTGTGAAAAGCAAGATGTACACCTGTTTTACATGTCCATGCAACATCCACCCGATCATTTATAACAATTTTATGAATGGGGATTCCCTCATTACAAAGCAGCTTAACTCCTTCATATAGCTCCCTTGAGGTTCGATGTTTTTCCCTCAAGTGGAACCTGTCTGCAAAGGGTTCCACTTCACCTGCTATCTCAGCAAAAGCCTCAAGAGAAAGCTTTCCATCTGATATAACATGCAGCTGTTTTTTCATAGCGGATGCTCCTATGCTTTTTTTAGATTTTGTGCAAATAAAAAACCACCTTCTAAATAGAAAGCGGGGGTATGAGGCCCTGGAATAAAGACCCGATACTCCACTTCCCTACGCTGGTATTCATGCCAGATCAGGTTCCAAGGGTCTTAAAGCTTTTGCTTTAATCTCAGCCTGCAAACAGGCACCCCCAGCGGATATAATTTCTATTAAACTATAATAAGACTACTGATAAATGTTTCCCCCGGCCTTATTAAATTCCTCAGCTTTTTCTTCCAGTCCCTTCTGTATCGCTTCGCCGGTTTCAAGCTTATGCTCTTTTGCATAATTCCGGATATCTTGAGAAATTCTCATGCTGCAAAATTTTGGCCCGCACATGGAACAGAAATGAGCGGTTTTTGCCCCCTCAGCCGGCAGGGTTTCATCATGGAATTCCAAAGCGCGCTCAGGATCCAATGAGAGATTGAATTGATCTCTCCAGCGGAATTCAAAACGGGCTTTTGACAGGGCATCATCCCTTTTTTGCGCTCCAGGATGTCCCTTTGCCAGATCTGCAGCATGCGCGGCAATTTTATACGTGATGACACCCTCACGGACATCGTCCCGATTCGGCAAACCCAAATGTTCTTTTGGGGTAACATAGCAAAGCATTGCCGTCCCATACCAGCCTATCATGGCAGCCCCGATTGCAGAGGTAATATGGTCATATCCCGGAGCTATATCAGTCGTAAGGGGTCCGAGTGTGTAGAATGGTGCTTCTTTACAGATTTCCAATTGTTTATCCATATTCTCTTTGATTAAATGCATTGGAACATGGCCAGGTCCCTCGACCATTACCTGTACATCATGTTCCCAGGCAATTTTCGTCAACTCCCCAAGTGTTTCAAGCTCCGCAAATTGAGCCTCGTCATTTGCATCTGCAATCGATCCCGGCCGCAGTCCATCTCCCAGGGAGAAGGCCACATCATAAGCTTTCATGATCTCGCAGATTTCTTCAAAGTGTGTATATAAAAAGTTCTCTTTATGATGATGGAGGCACCATTGGGCCATAATGGATCCGCCCCTTGACACAATTCCGGTCAAGCGTTTTGCCGACAGCGGAACATACCTCAAAAGGACACCTGCATGAATGGTAAAGTAGTCAACCCCCTGCTCTGCTTGTTCAATTAAGGTATCCCTGTATACTTCCCACGTAAGATCCTCGGCAATGCCATTAACCTTTTCAAGTGCCTGATAAATGGGAACGGTTCCGACCGGAACGGCGGAGTTTCTGATAATCCATTCGCGTGTAGTATGAAATATTTTTGCCTGTAGACAGATCCATAATTGTATCTGCTCCCCATCGGGTAGCCCAGGTCATTTTCTCTACCTCTTCTTCAATAGAGGATGAAACAGCCGAGTTTCCAATGTTCGCATTAATTTTCACATGAAAATTCCTTCCGATAATCATTGGCTCTGTCTCAGGATGATTGATATTGGAAGGAATAATCGCCCGCCCTCTTGCTACTTCAGATCGCACAAATTCAGGCTCCATATTTTCCCGAATGGCTATAAACTCCATCTCTGGGGTAATGATCCCCTTTTTTGCAAAGTGAAGCTGGGTGACATTCTTCCCTTTTTTCGCTCTCAATGGCTTGCGGTTTAAGCCAGGAAAGACTTTATGATTGGCACGCGAATC is a genomic window containing:
- a CDS encoding thiazole synthase, with the translated sequence MLKIGPYEFSSRLLLGTGKYPNFDVQREAVEASETEVLTFAVRRMNIFEANQPNFLEKLDLKKYKLLPNTAGASTAEEAVRIARLSKASGLCDMIKVEVIGCSKTLLPDPIETIKAAEILLDEGFIVLPYTSDDVVLARKLEELGCHAVMPCASPIGSGQGIINPVNLQFITEQATVPVIVDAGIGSPADAALAMELGADGVLLNTAVSSADDPVKMAKAMKLAIEAGRLGYEAGRMPQKRYASASSPAEGMVFS
- the thiO gene encoding glycine oxidase ThiO → MRKMFDAVIVGGGINGSAIAFQLAKRGYKVAVLDKEKIAGKASGAAAGILGAQTELTEDGPLFQLACKSRSMYRSLISELEDLSQVHIGYQNKGVYKVAANKEEEQALKKLIESQQKADEHAEWFSIDDLIKREPFVSNKLRGAMYIPNDGQVQAYELSLAFAKASIALGAEIYEYTHVTDFILKDEKVYGVRTSQGEFLADAVIVASGAWSREILERTGLSLPIIPVKGECFSVKIEKPLVQGTIFSHGCYIVPKQSGRLVVGATVKVNSFDEKVTFEGISLLMEKAQKLVPDIANAEWERAWTGIRPQSADGQPFLGQHPACDGLYIAAGHFRNGILLAPATGELMADILEGKTGQPNPFELSRLEDLVHSSKGVLL
- the tenI gene encoding thiazole tautomerase TenI, yielding MKKQLHVISDGKLSLEAFAEIAGEVEPFADRFHLREKHRTSRELYEGVKLLCNEGIPIHKIVINDRVDVAWTCKTGVHLAFHSLPVHVVKTHFLDMPIGCSVHSLEEAEEAAKQGADYILFGHIFETNSKKGVPPRGTGSLEVLKKAVEIPVLAIGGIKPEKVPEVLEAGADGIAVMSGILKAKDPAEAAKLFSKKLNEEG
- a CDS encoding MoeB/ThiF family adenylyltransferase, giving the protein MNERYSRQMLFPPIGKEGQKKLREKHTLIIGAGALGAANAETLTRAGVGKLTIADRDYVEWSNLQRQQLYCEEDAVRKAPKAIAAANRLKAINSEVQVIARIMDVGVQEIEELIEGVDLIIDSTDNFDIRFLINDISQKHRIPWVYGGCVGSYGLSYTILPGVSPCLNCLMDKLPLGGTTCDTAGVIQPAIQMVAAHQSAEALKILAEDLESLRGTLASFDLWKNHFSSVNVSSLKDPQCLSCGTNPVYPFLDYRNQTKTALLCGRDTVQIRPSALQDMDVAYLEKSLVSQGINVESNPYLLSFSIDQARLVVFKDGRVLVHGVRDILQAKNLYHRFLG
- the thiS gene encoding sulfur carrier protein ThiS, whose translation is MNVVINGDAMVLPETVNSVLLLLEHFKLEQKVVIVELNQHILDKSTHAETILSDGDRIEIVHFVGGG